From Solwaraspora sp. WMMD1047, the proteins below share one genomic window:
- a CDS encoding SRPBCC family protein encodes MSTESRHLSVHVDRPVDEVYAFASEPANLPRWAPGLGSSVERTADGWFVDTPGGRARVTFAPTNEYGVLDHEVLTPTGETVYVPLRAVADGDGCEVIFTVRRLPGMTDAEFERDIAAVSADLANLKRVVESAAGSGPFTEPS; translated from the coding sequence ATGAGTACCGAGTCCCGGCACCTGAGCGTGCATGTCGATCGTCCGGTCGACGAGGTCTACGCCTTCGCCTCGGAGCCGGCGAACCTACCCCGCTGGGCGCCCGGCCTCGGCAGCTCGGTGGAGCGGACCGCCGACGGCTGGTTCGTCGACACGCCCGGCGGGCGGGCCCGGGTGACGTTCGCCCCGACCAACGAGTACGGCGTGCTCGACCACGAGGTGCTGACCCCGACCGGCGAGACGGTGTACGTACCGTTGCGGGCCGTCGCCGACGGCGACGGCTGCGAGGTGATCTTCACGGTGCGGCGGCTGCCCGGGATGACCGACGCCGAGTTCGAGCGGGACATCGCGGCGGTCAGCGCCGACCTCGCCAACCTCAAGCGGGTCGTCGAGAGCGCCGCGGGCTCCGGCCCGTTCACCGAGCCCTCGTAG